The Sylvia atricapilla isolate bSylAtr1 chromosome 5, bSylAtr1.pri, whole genome shotgun sequence genome includes a window with the following:
- the PHF5A gene encoding PHD finger-like domain-containing protein 5A — protein MAKHHPDLIFCRKQAGVAIGRLCEKCDGKCVICDSYVRPCTLVRICDECNYGSYQGRCVICGGPGVSDAYYCKECTIQEKDRDGCPKIVNLGSSKTDLFYERKKYGFKKR, from the exons ATGGCCAAGCACCACCCGGACCTCATCTTCTGCCGCAAGCAGGCGGGCGTCG caatcGGAAGACTCTGTGAAAAAT GTGACGGCAAGTGTGTGATCTGCGACTCGTACGTGCGGCCCTGCACCCTGGTGCGCATCTGCGACGAGTGTAACTACGGCTCCTACCAGGGCCGCTGCGTCATCTGCGGGGGGCCCGGCGTGTCCGACGCCTACTACTGCAAGGAGTGCACCATCCAGGAAAAAGAT agAGATGGTTGCCCTAAGATTGTCAACCTGGGCAGTTCTAAGACAGACCTtttttatgaaaggaaaaagtatGGCTTCAAGAAGAGGTGA